One window of Desulfovibrio desulfuricans genomic DNA carries:
- a CDS encoding DUF2397 family protein, translating into KVATIEEFKNKKFRYQLSEATVEIERMVIRVENLFIESSSLEPTLLERLRINLRKISEITEADQEHIYAWW; encoded by the coding sequence AAGGTTGCGACTATCGAGGAGTTTAAGAATAAAAAGTTCCGGTATCAGTTGTCTGAAGCTACGGTAGAAATTGAGCGAATGGTTATCCGGGTAGAGAATCTGTTTATTGAAAGTTCTTCGTTGGAACCTACATTATTGGAGAGACTTCGCATCAATCTGCGCAAGATTTCTGAGATTACAGAAGCAGATCAGGAGCATATCTATGCATGGTGG